In a genomic window of Ipomoea triloba cultivar NCNSP0323 chromosome 3, ASM357664v1:
- the LOC116012925 gene encoding uncharacterized protein LOC116012925: MANIVDDFSRNLQAELETNFAIQRSQRLTFDTGPIVLDSQQLGIENIDTVKVDTAPQPPVTYHDIGDPSNICQNCNAIFWFEERMNKAARYGTPKMQKSGGRCRVSQREFFAYRIHERFNEMSTILYARRLFQQFLVDAYTMVESSRLMYIRNNQKSLRCEAYKGLSDALTRGEVDTSKQGKRIILPSSFTCGARYMIQNYQDAMAICRHKGYPNLFITFTCNPKWPEIQRYMKKCNLNAEDRPDIVCRVFKMKLDCLVKEIRSGTLFGTITAESMDSFISAEIPDKEVDIEYYKAIEEFMIHGPCGLHRPKSPCMVNNKCSKQFPKKFVNVSSWDDDGYPIYKRSESSRIVEKNGVQLDSRYVVPHNRYLLLKYKAHINVEWCNQSRAIKYLFKYVNKGNDRVTAEFYKSTSDEQQNDTVDEIAMYYDCRYVSACEETWRLLSYDVQFRYPPVERLSIHLPECQSVVFEDDDRIDNVLNRPTVNQSMFTAWFEANKKFDSAKQLPYIDMPTKFVWKKDIREWHPRQRGFSIGRIFYVPPGSGEIYYLRCLLNVVRGPTNWEDIKSYKGVIYPTFRDACYARGLLDDDKEYIDAIVEASHWSTAQSMRKLFVILLTSNLVNRPENVWDVVWQHLAEDVQFNKRKVLQQEDLCLSDDEKKNLALIEIERLLQSYNKSLKDYPHMPIPNYDDAVRCENRLLWDELDYDREALLKESQIMESQLTEEQQLVYETVVNDVDHQNGGLYFVYGYGGTGKTFVWRALSAKIRSRGDIVINVASSGIASLLLPGGRTAHSRFAIPIAVTEDSTCNITQGSNLAELIIQCKLIIWDEAPMMHKHFFEVLDRTLRDLLRFTDSNAGNRTFGGKIVVLGGDFRQILPVIPKGTRQDIVSASINSSYLWESCQVLRLTKNLRLSNKESTVESKTVQEFASWLAAIGDGTMGGPNDGYSNVLIPDEMLLPANGNDIATIVESTFPLFKEGGCQLQYISDRAILAPTLDVVNAINEYMTDLHVAESKTYLSCDTVCKSDAGNGILADMHTPEFLNGLKASGIPNHSLTLNVGSPVMLLRNIDHSLGLCNGTRLIITRLSDHVVEAKIVSGNNAGQIVLIPRMSMTPTDTRLPFKFQRRQFPLMLSYAMTINKSQGQTLTHVGLLLRKPVFVHGQLYVAASRISNPKGLRLLIANEDTDSSNYTTNVVYHEVFNNL, encoded by the exons ATGGCAAATATTGTTGACGATTTTAGTCGCAATTTGCAAGCTGAATTGGAGACGAATTTTGCCATTCAAAGGTCTCAAAGACTTACATTTGATACGGGCCCAATTGTTCTCGATTCTCAACAATTGGGAATCGAGAATATTGATACGGTCAAGGTTGATACTGCGCCGCAACCTCCTG TGACTTACCACGATATTGGGGATCCGAGCAACATTTGTCAAAACTGCAATGCAATCTTTTGGTTTGAAGAGAGAATGAATAAAGCTGCACGTTACGGGACACCAAA AATGCAGAAAAGCGGTGGTCGTTGTCGGGTGTCGCAACGTGAGTTCTTCGCTTACCGGATACATGAGAGGTTTAACGAGATGTCCACAATATTATATGCACGGAGACTTTTTCAGCAATTCCTGGTAGATGCGTACACAATGGTTGAGTCCAGCAGGCTTATGTATATTAGAAATAATCAAAAGTCCTTGAGGTGTGAAGCATACAAAGGCCTTTCAGATGCGTTGACCAGAGGAGAAGTTGACACTAGCAAACAAGGTAAAAGAATAATATTGCCATCCAGTTTCACTTGTGGTGCTAGATATATGATCCAAAACTATCAGGATGCTATGGCCATTTGTCGACATAAGGGTTATCCAAATTTATTTATCACATTTACATGCAACCCGAAGTGGCCAGAGATTCAAAGATACATGAAAAAATGCAACCTCAACGCAGAAGATAGGCCAGACATTGTATGTAGGGTGTTTAAGATGAAGCTGGACTGCTTAGTCAAAGAAATACGGTCGGGCACACTATTCGGTACAATTACTGCAg AATCAATGGACAGTTTCATTTCAGCTGAAATTCCTGACAAAGAGGTAGACATTGAATACTACAAAGCTATTGAAGAGTTTATGATTCATGGACCGTGTGGATTACATAGACCAAAATCTCCATGCATGGTAAATAATAAGTGTTCAAAGCAGTTCCCAAAGAAATTTGTTAATGTATCAAGTTGGGATGATGATGGGTATCCGATATACAAGCGAAGTGAAAGTTCTAGAATTGTGGAGAAGAATGGTGTGCAGCTCGACAGTAGATATGTGGTACCGCATAATAGATATTTGCTTCTCAAGTATAAGGCACACATCAATGTGGAGTGGTGCAATCAATCTAGGGCGATCAAATATCTTTTTAAGTACGTGAACAAAGGCAACGACAGGGTCACTGCAGAATTCTACAAAAGCACAAGTGATGAGCAACAAAATGACACTGTTGATGAAATAGCAATGTATTACGATTGCAGGTACGTCTCTGCGTGCGAGGAAACTTGGCGTCTTTTAAGCTACGATGTCCAATTTAGGTACCCACCAGTTGAAAGACTAAGTATCCATCTACCTGAATGCCAATCTGTTGTTTTTGAGGATGATGATCGTATAGATAATGTCTTGAATCGACCTACAGTCAATCAAAGTATGTTCACCGCTTGGTTCGAGGCTAACAAGAAATTTGATTCAGCGAAGCAGTTGCCATACATTGACATGCCAACAAAGTTTGTTTGGAAGAAGGATATCAGAGAGTGGCATCCCAGGCAAAGGGGGTTCTCAATTGGAAGAATTTTTTATGTACCTCCAGGAAGTGGTGAAATATACTACTTGAGATGTCTTCTAAATGTAGTTCGAGGACCGACTAATTGGGAGGACATCAAGTCATATAAGGGTGTCATATACCCCACTTTTCGAGATGCATGTTACGCTAGAGGTTTGTTAGACGATGATAAAGAATACATTGACGCCATTGTCGAAGCAAGCCATTGGTCTACTGCGCAGTCGATGAGGAAATTATTTGTCATATTACTTACTTCCAACTTGGTCAACCGGCCAGAAAACGTGTGGGATGTAGTGTGGCAACATCTTGCAGAAGATGTACAATTTAACAAGCGCAAAGTGTTGCAACAAGAAG ATTTGTGTTTGTCCGATGACGAAAAGAAGAATTTGGCCTTGATTGAAATAGAGCGTTTGTTACAGTCGTACAACAAGTCATTGAAAGATTACCCTCATATGCCAATTCCAAACTACGATGATGCTGTGCGGTGTGAGAATCGTTTGTTGTGGGATGAGCTTGATTACGACCGTGAGGCATTGTTAAAGGAGAGTCAAATAATGGAGAGCCAATTGACGGAAGAGCAACAACTTGTGTACGAAACTGTAGTGAACGACGTAGATCACCAGAATGGGGGGTTGTACTTTGTCTACGGCTACGGTGGAACTGGGAAGACATTTGTTTGGAGAGCGTTATCTGCCAAAATTCGGTCGAGAGGGGATATTGTAATCAACGTAGCTTCTAGCGGAATTGCATCTCTATTGCTTCCAGGCGGGCGAACAGCACACTCGAGGTTTGCAATACCAATTGCAGTCACAGAGGATTCGACATGCAACATCACCCAAGGTAGTAACTTGGCAGAACTGATTATACAGTGCAAACtaataatatgggatgaagcacccaTGATGCACAAGCATTTCTTCGAGGTATTAGATAGGACATTGCGTGATCTACTGCGGTTCACTGATAGTAATGCTGGGAACCGGACGTTTGGAGGCAAAATAGTAGTACTTGGTGGTGACTTTAGACAAATTCTGCCAGTGATCCCTAAAGGTACACGCCAAGACATCGTTTCAGCTTCAATAAACTCTTCATACCTTTGGGAATCATGTCAAGTGCTAAGGTTAACAAAGAATCTTAGACTTTCAAACAAGGAATCAACAGTTGAGAGCAAAACAGTTCAAGAATTTGCATCCTGGCTAGCTGCTATAGGAGATGGCACAATGGGAGGACCTAATGATGGGTATTCGAACGTTCTCATCCCTGATGAAATGTTGTTGCCAGCTAATGGTAATGACATAGCCACAATTGTTGAGAGTACATTTCCACTGTTTAAGGAAGGCGGTTGCCAGCTACAATACATATCAGATAGGGCAATTTTGGCACCCACACTAGACGTTGTCAATGCAATAAATGAGTATATGACTGATTTGCATGTGGCGGAGAGCAAGACATATCTAAGCTGCGATACTGTGTGTAAATCTGATGCTGGCAATGGTATCCTCGCTGATATGCACACTCCTGAGTTCCTCAATGGCTTGAAAGCGTCTGGCATACCTAACCATTCTTTAACTTTAAACGTTGGATCTCCGGTTATGTTGTTGAGAAACATAGATCACTCATTGGGTCTATGTAATGGTACAAGACTTATCATCACCAGATTATCTGATCATGTTGTGGAGGCAAAGATTGTTTCAGGGAATAATGCAGGTCAGATTGTCTTGATACCAAGGATGTCAATGACCCCAACTGATACAAGattaccttttaaatttcaaagaagacaattcccGTTGATGCTATCATAcgcaatgactatcaacaaaagtcaaggaCAAACACTGACACACGTGGGCTTACTATTAAGGAAACCGGTCTTTGTTCATGGTCAACTATACGTGGCGGCTTCAAGGATTAGCAACCCGAAAGGTCTACGTTTGTTGATAGCAAATGAAGATACTGACAGTAGTAATTATACTACAAATGTTGTGTAccatgaagtttttaataatttgtaa